The following are encoded in a window of Streptomyces griseiscabiei genomic DNA:
- a CDS encoding AMP-binding protein, whose product MSARTSATDGFRAARDFLLAHREDYATAYEGFTWPRPEYFNWALDWFDVIARGNDRTALHIVEEDGTETRISFAEMSERSSRVANRLRDRGVRADDRILVMLGNQTELWETALAAMKLRAVVIPATPLLGPADLRDRVERGRVRHVIARAGDAPKFVDVPGRYTRTTVGGTVDGWRPYEEAYAAPARFEPNGPTNAGDPLMLYFTSGTTARPKLVEHTHVSYPIGHLATMYWIGLKPGDVHLNISSPGWAKHAWSNLFAPWNAEATVFIHNYTRFDADRLLTEMERARVTTFCAPPTVWRMLIQTDLTRLRTPPREVVAAGEPLNPEVIEQVRRAWGVDIRDGFGQTETAVQVSNSPGQKLKTGSMGRPGPGFKVVLLDPVTGAPDADEGEIALDLSNRPVGLMTGYHGDPDRTAESMAGGYYRTGDIGSRDQDGYLTYVGRADDVFKSSDYKISPFELESVLLEHEAVAEAAVVPAPDELRLAVPKAYIVLAAGWEPGPDTAKVLFEHSRTALAPYKRLRRLEFGDLPKTVSGKIRRIQLREVTAAGSDAEYREEDFR is encoded by the coding sequence ATGTCGGCGAGGACGAGCGCCACGGACGGGTTCCGGGCCGCCCGGGACTTCCTGCTGGCCCACCGCGAGGACTACGCCACGGCCTACGAGGGGTTCACCTGGCCGCGCCCGGAGTACTTCAACTGGGCGCTCGACTGGTTCGACGTGATCGCACGTGGGAACGACCGCACGGCACTGCACATCGTCGAGGAGGACGGCACCGAGACCCGGATCTCCTTCGCCGAGATGTCCGAGCGCTCGTCCCGGGTCGCCAACCGGCTGCGGGACCGGGGGGTGCGTGCCGACGACCGGATCCTCGTCATGCTGGGCAACCAGACGGAGTTGTGGGAGACCGCGCTCGCCGCGATGAAACTGCGCGCCGTCGTCATCCCCGCGACCCCGCTGCTCGGCCCCGCCGATCTGCGCGACCGGGTGGAGCGCGGCCGGGTCCGGCATGTGATCGCCCGGGCCGGGGACGCGCCCAAGTTCGTGGACGTGCCCGGCCGTTACACCCGCACCACGGTCGGCGGCACGGTGGACGGCTGGCGGCCGTACGAGGAGGCCTACGCGGCCCCCGCCCGCTTCGAGCCGAACGGCCCGACCAACGCCGGCGACCCGCTGATGCTGTACTTCACCTCGGGCACGACGGCCCGGCCCAAACTGGTCGAGCACACCCATGTGTCGTATCCCATCGGGCACTTGGCGACCATGTACTGGATCGGCCTGAAGCCGGGCGACGTCCATCTCAACATCTCCTCGCCCGGTTGGGCCAAGCACGCCTGGTCCAATCTCTTCGCCCCGTGGAACGCGGAGGCGACCGTGTTCATCCACAACTACACCCGCTTCGACGCGGACCGGCTGCTCACGGAGATGGAACGCGCGCGGGTCACCACCTTCTGCGCCCCGCCCACCGTGTGGCGGATGCTCATCCAGACCGATCTGACCCGGCTGCGCACCCCGCCCCGGGAGGTGGTCGCCGCCGGGGAGCCCCTCAACCCCGAGGTCATCGAGCAGGTGCGCCGGGCCTGGGGCGTCGACATCCGGGACGGCTTCGGCCAGACCGAGACCGCCGTCCAGGTCTCCAACAGCCCCGGCCAGAAGCTGAAGACCGGCTCGATGGGCAGGCCCGGCCCCGGCTTCAAGGTCGTCCTCCTCGACCCCGTCACCGGCGCCCCCGACGCCGACGAGGGCGAGATCGCCCTGGACCTCTCCAACCGTCCCGTCGGCCTGATGACCGGCTACCACGGCGACCCCGACCGTACGGCCGAGTCCATGGCCGGCGGCTACTACCGCACCGGTGACATCGGCTCCCGCGATCAGGACGGCTACCTCACCTATGTGGGCCGCGCGGACGACGTGTTCAAGTCCAGCGACTACAAGATCAGCCCCTTCGAGCTGGAGAGCGTCCTGCTGGAGCACGAGGCGGTCGCCGAGGCGGCCGTGGTGCCCGCCCCGGACGAGCTGCGGCTCGCCGTGCCGAAGGCGTACATCGTGCTGGCGGCGGGCTGGGAGCCCGGCCCGGACACCGCGAAGGTGCTCTTCGAACACTCCCGGACCGCCCTCGCGCCCTACAAACGCCTGCGCCGCCTGGAGTTCGGCGACCTCCCGAAGACCGTGTCGGGCAAGATCCGCCGTATCCAGCTGCGCGAGGTCACGGCCGCGGGCTCGGACGCGGAGTACCGCGAGGAGGACTTCCGATGA
- a CDS encoding AMP-binding protein has product MSGLSYAHGIGDTPLLGDTIGANLDRAVAAWPDREALVDVPSGRRWTYARFAADVDELAYALLASGVGKGDRVGIWAVNCPEWVLVQYATARVGAVMVNINPAYRTHEVEYVLDQAGVSLLFASLSHKSSDYRAMVEEVRSRCPRLREAVYIGDPSWDALVARGTPVPYPELSCDDPINIQYTSGTTGFPKGATLSHHNILNNGYFVGESIAYTEQDRICVPVPFYHCFGMVMGNLAATSHGACVVIPAPSFDPQATLDAVQQERCTSLYGVPTMFIAELNLPGFAAYDLSSLRTGIMAGSPCPVEVMKRVVAEMHMTEVSICYGMTETSPVSTQTRRDDDLAHRTGTVGRVLPHIEVKVVDPVTGVTQPRGTAGELCTRGYSVMLGYWEEPQKTAEAVDAGRWMHTGDLAVMREDGYVEIVGRIKDMIIRGGENIYPREIEEFLYGHPKIADVQVVGVPHERYGEEVLACVIPHETAEPLTLEELRAYCDGRLAHYKIPSALRLLDAFPMTVSGKVRKIELRERYAAG; this is encoded by the coding sequence ATGAGCGGGCTCTCCTACGCGCACGGCATCGGCGACACCCCGCTGCTCGGCGACACCATCGGCGCCAACCTGGACCGGGCCGTCGCCGCCTGGCCGGACCGCGAGGCCCTCGTCGACGTGCCGTCGGGGCGGCGCTGGACGTACGCCCGATTCGCCGCGGACGTGGACGAGCTGGCGTACGCGCTGCTCGCGAGCGGGGTCGGCAAGGGCGACCGCGTCGGCATCTGGGCGGTCAACTGCCCGGAGTGGGTGCTCGTCCAGTACGCCACCGCCCGCGTCGGCGCGGTCATGGTGAACATCAACCCCGCCTACCGCACCCACGAGGTCGAGTACGTCCTCGACCAGGCCGGTGTCTCGCTGCTCTTCGCCTCGCTCAGCCACAAGTCGAGCGACTACCGGGCGATGGTCGAGGAAGTCCGGTCCCGCTGCCCGCGGTTGAGGGAGGCCGTGTACATCGGCGACCCGAGCTGGGACGCGCTGGTCGCGCGCGGCACACCGGTGCCGTACCCGGAGCTGTCCTGCGACGACCCCATCAACATCCAGTACACCTCGGGCACCACGGGCTTCCCCAAGGGGGCCACCCTCTCCCACCACAACATCCTCAACAACGGTTACTTCGTGGGCGAGTCGATCGCCTACACCGAGCAGGACCGGATCTGTGTACCGGTGCCCTTCTACCACTGCTTCGGCATGGTGATGGGCAATCTGGCCGCCACCTCGCACGGCGCCTGTGTCGTCATCCCGGCCCCGTCCTTCGACCCGCAGGCCACCCTGGACGCCGTCCAGCAGGAGCGCTGCACCTCGCTGTACGGCGTACCGACCATGTTCATCGCGGAGCTGAACCTCCCCGGCTTCGCCGCGTACGACCTCTCCTCGCTGCGCACCGGCATCATGGCGGGCTCGCCCTGCCCGGTGGAGGTGATGAAGCGGGTGGTCGCCGAGATGCACATGACCGAGGTGTCGATCTGCTACGGCATGACGGAGACCTCGCCCGTCTCCACCCAGACCCGCCGCGACGACGACCTGGCGCACCGCACCGGCACCGTCGGCCGGGTGCTCCCGCACATCGAGGTGAAGGTCGTCGACCCGGTGACCGGGGTGACACAACCACGCGGCACGGCGGGGGAGTTGTGCACCCGCGGCTACAGCGTGATGCTCGGCTACTGGGAGGAGCCTCAGAAGACCGCCGAGGCCGTCGACGCCGGACGGTGGATGCACACCGGGGACCTGGCGGTGATGCGTGAGGACGGATACGTCGAGATCGTCGGCCGTATCAAGGACATGATCATCCGGGGTGGCGAGAACATCTACCCGCGCGAGATCGAGGAGTTCCTGTACGGCCATCCGAAGATCGCCGACGTCCAGGTGGTCGGCGTGCCCCATGAGCGGTACGGCGAGGAGGTCCTCGCCTGCGTCATCCCGCACGAGACCGCCGAACCGCTCACCCTGGAGGAGCTGCGGGCCTACTGCGACGGCCGGCTGGCCCACTACAAGATCCCGAGCGCGCTGCGCCTGCTGGACGCCTTCCCGATGACGGTGTCGGGGAAGGTGCGGAAGATCGAGCTGCGGGAGCGGTACGCGGCCGGATGA
- the gcl gene encoding glyoxylate carboligase, translated as MARMTAARAAVEILKREGVRDAFGVPGAAINPFYAALKASGGIQHTLARHVEGASHMAEGYTRTHPGNIGVCIGTSGPAGTDMITGLYSAIGDSVPILCVTGQAPTAVIHKEDFQAVDIASIARPVTKMAVTVLEAAQVPGVFQQAFHLMRSGRPGPVLIDLPIDVQLTEIEFDPDTYEPLPVYKPAATRAQIEKAIGLLNASERPLIVAGGGVINADASELLREFAELTGVPVVPTLMGWGVLPDDHDLNAGMVGLQTSHRYGNATFLESDFVLGIGNRWANRHTGKLDVYTAGRKFVHVDIEPTQIGRIFAPDYGIASDARAALELFVAVARELKAEGRLPDRSAWAADAQDRRARLQRRTHFDDIPIKPQRVYEEMNRAFGPETRYVSTIGLSQIAGAQMLHVYHPRHWINCGQAGPLGWTVPAALGVAKADPEAPVVALSGDYDFQFMIEELAVGAQHRIPYVHVLVNNSYLGLIRQAQRAFDIDFQVNLEFENVNSPELGVYGVDHVKVAEGLGCKAIRVTDPAELGAAFEQAKKLAAEFRVPVVVEAILERVTNISMSTTNDIGNVVEFEETATEPGHAPTSVKALRV; from the coding sequence ATGGCTCGTATGACCGCTGCCCGCGCGGCAGTCGAGATCCTCAAGCGCGAAGGTGTCCGTGACGCGTTCGGTGTCCCCGGCGCCGCGATCAACCCCTTCTACGCGGCTCTGAAGGCCTCCGGCGGCATCCAGCACACGCTCGCCCGCCATGTCGAGGGCGCCTCGCACATGGCCGAGGGCTACACCCGCACCCACCCCGGGAACATCGGGGTCTGTATCGGCACCTCCGGGCCCGCCGGCACCGACATGATCACCGGGCTCTACTCGGCCATCGGTGACTCCGTCCCGATCCTCTGCGTCACGGGCCAGGCGCCCACGGCCGTGATCCACAAGGAGGACTTCCAGGCGGTCGACATCGCCTCCATCGCCCGGCCGGTCACCAAGATGGCCGTCACCGTGCTGGAGGCCGCGCAGGTCCCCGGCGTCTTCCAGCAGGCCTTCCACCTGATGCGCTCGGGCCGCCCCGGCCCCGTCCTCATCGACCTGCCCATCGACGTCCAGCTCACCGAGATCGAGTTCGACCCGGACACCTACGAACCGCTCCCGGTCTACAAACCGGCCGCCACCCGCGCCCAGATCGAGAAGGCGATCGGGCTGCTGAACGCCTCCGAGCGCCCGCTGATCGTCGCGGGCGGCGGCGTCATCAACGCGGACGCGAGCGAACTCCTGCGGGAGTTCGCCGAGTTGACGGGCGTCCCGGTCGTCCCCACCCTCATGGGCTGGGGCGTCCTGCCCGACGACCACGACCTGAACGCCGGGATGGTGGGCCTGCAGACCTCGCACCGCTACGGCAACGCGACCTTCCTGGAGTCCGACTTCGTCCTCGGCATCGGCAACCGCTGGGCCAACCGGCACACCGGAAAGCTGGACGTCTACACGGCCGGACGGAAGTTCGTCCACGTCGACATCGAGCCCACCCAGATCGGCCGGATCTTTGCCCCCGACTACGGCATCGCCTCCGACGCCAGGGCCGCGCTGGAGCTGTTCGTCGCCGTGGCAAGGGAGTTGAAGGCGGAAGGCCGGCTGCCGGACCGCTCGGCGTGGGCCGCCGACGCGCAGGACCGCAGGGCCCGCCTCCAGCGCCGTACGCACTTCGACGACATCCCCATCAAGCCGCAGCGCGTCTACGAGGAGATGAACAGGGCCTTCGGCCCCGAGACCCGGTACGTCTCCACCATCGGCCTCTCCCAGATCGCCGGCGCCCAGATGCTGCACGTCTACCACCCGCGCCACTGGATCAACTGCGGTCAGGCGGGCCCCCTCGGCTGGACGGTCCCGGCCGCGCTCGGTGTCGCGAAGGCCGACCCGGAGGCGCCCGTCGTCGCCCTCTCCGGCGACTACGACTTCCAGTTCATGATCGAGGAGCTGGCGGTCGGGGCGCAGCACCGCATCCCGTACGTCCATGTCCTCGTCAACAACTCCTATCTGGGCCTCATCCGCCAGGCCCAGCGCGCCTTCGACATCGACTTCCAGGTCAATCTGGAGTTCGAGAACGTCAACTCGCCCGAGCTGGGCGTCTACGGCGTCGACCACGTCAAGGTCGCCGAGGGCCTCGGCTGCAAGGCGATCCGGGTGACGGACCCCGCCGAGCTGGGCGCGGCCTTCGAACAGGCGAAGAAGCTCGCGGCGGAGTTCCGGGTGCCGGTCGTCGTCGAGGCGATCCTGGAGCGCGTCACCAACATCTCGATGTCCACCACGAACGACATCGGCAACGTGGTCGAGTTCGAGGAGACCGCGACGGAACCGGGGCACGCGCCCACGTCGGTCAAGGCGCTGCGCGTCTGA
- a CDS encoding 2-hydroxy-3-oxopropionate reductase: MSNLPRIAWIGLGIMGSPMSENLIKAGYEVTGFTLEQDKLDRLTAAGGTAAASVAEAVRGADVVVTMVPASPQVEAIAYGPDGILEHARPGTLLIDMSSITPQTSVDLAHAAKEKGVRVLDAPVSGGEAGAIEAVLSIMVGGEQADYDEAAPLFQALGKTVVLCGPHGAGQTVKAANQLIVAVNIQACAEAVVFLEKSGVDLTAALDVLNGGLAGSTVLTRKKDNFLNRDFKPGFRIDLHHKDMGIVTDAARTVGAALPVGAVVAQLVASLRAQGDGGLDHSALLRAVERLSGARV, from the coding sequence ATGAGCAATCTCCCCAGGATCGCGTGGATAGGCCTCGGCATCATGGGCTCCCCCATGTCCGAGAACCTGATCAAGGCGGGTTACGAGGTCACGGGCTTCACACTGGAGCAGGACAAGCTCGATCGGCTCACCGCCGCCGGCGGGACCGCGGCGGCCTCCGTCGCCGAGGCCGTCCGGGGCGCCGACGTGGTCGTCACGATGGTGCCCGCCTCCCCGCAGGTCGAGGCCATCGCGTACGGCCCCGACGGCATCCTGGAGCACGCCCGGCCGGGCACCCTGCTGATCGACATGTCGTCCATCACCCCGCAGACCTCCGTGGACCTCGCGCACGCCGCGAAGGAGAAGGGCGTCCGGGTTCTCGACGCCCCGGTGTCCGGCGGTGAGGCGGGCGCGATCGAGGCCGTGCTGTCCATCATGGTCGGCGGCGAACAGGCCGACTACGACGAGGCCGCCCCCCTCTTCCAGGCCCTCGGCAAGACCGTCGTGCTGTGCGGGCCGCACGGCGCCGGGCAGACCGTGAAGGCCGCCAACCAGCTGATCGTCGCCGTGAACATCCAGGCGTGCGCCGAGGCCGTGGTCTTCCTGGAGAAGTCGGGCGTGGACCTGACGGCCGCGCTCGACGTGCTGAACGGCGGGCTCGCGGGCTCGACCGTGCTGACCCGCAAGAAGGACAACTTCCTGAACCGGGACTTCAAGCCCGGCTTCCGCATCGACCTGCACCACAAGGACATGGGCATCGTCACCGACGCCGCCCGCACCGTGGGCGCGGCCCTGCCCGTCGGCGCCGTGGTGGCCCAGCTGGTCGCCTCGCTGCGCGCCCAGGGCGACGGCGGGCTCGACCACTCGGCGCTGCTGCGGGCCGTGGAGCGCCTCTCCGGCGCCCGGGTCTGA
- a CDS encoding TIM barrel protein, with translation MGFAEQRFNVNLSILFTELPLLERPAAAAAAGFTAVELWWPWVDSPTPPRSELDALRAALTDAGVQLTGLNLYSGVLPGPDRGALSIPGEESERFRANIDVAAEFAGSVGCTALNALYGNRVDGVDPAEQDALALENLVLAARAADRIGAILLIEALNKVESPRYPLVSAPAAVAVADRVDEASGLGNARFLMDLYHLSMNGEDLPRVIAEHTARTGHVQIADNPGRGAPGTGSLPLEDLLDQLGKAGYEGLVGLEYKPGDRPSAEAFGWLPRAARAAR, from the coding sequence ATGGGATTCGCGGAGCAGCGCTTCAACGTCAACCTGTCGATCCTCTTCACGGAGCTCCCGCTCCTGGAGCGCCCCGCGGCCGCCGCCGCGGCGGGTTTCACCGCGGTCGAGCTGTGGTGGCCCTGGGTCGACTCCCCCACCCCTCCTCGGTCCGAACTCGACGCCCTGCGGGCCGCGTTGACCGACGCCGGTGTACAGCTGACCGGGCTGAACCTCTACTCCGGAGTGCTTCCCGGACCCGACCGGGGCGCACTGTCGATCCCGGGCGAGGAGTCGGAGCGGTTCCGCGCCAACATCGACGTGGCGGCGGAGTTCGCCGGGTCCGTCGGCTGCACGGCGCTCAACGCCCTGTACGGCAACCGCGTCGACGGCGTGGACCCGGCCGAGCAGGACGCGCTGGCCCTGGAGAACCTGGTGCTGGCGGCCCGCGCCGCCGACCGGATCGGCGCGATCCTGCTGATCGAGGCCCTGAACAAGGTGGAGTCGCCGCGGTATCCGCTGGTGTCGGCCCCGGCCGCCGTCGCCGTCGCCGACCGGGTCGACGAGGCGTCGGGCCTGGGCAACGCGCGCTTCCTGATGGACCTCTACCACCTGTCCATGAACGGCGAGGACCTGCCGCGGGTGATCGCGGAGCACACCGCGCGGACCGGCCATGTGCAGATCGCCGACAACCCCGGCCGCGGCGCCCCCGGCACCGGGAGCCTCCCGCTGGAGGACCTCCTCGACCAGCTGGGCAAGGCCGGGTACGAGGGGCTGGTCGGCCTGGAGTACAAGCCGGGCGACCGGCCGAGCGCCGAGGCCTTCGGATGGCTCCCCCGTGCGGCCCGCGCCGCGCGCTGA
- a CDS encoding helix-turn-helix domain-containing protein, producing MGGVMLPPGEAGPDDVVLSWRGADVVAVRLPQLAESLDHILAAMERQRGRPLADLDRKAKQEVVRTLEARGAFSVRHGVETVASALGVSRFTVYNYLNREKEA from the coding sequence ATGGGCGGGGTCATGCTGCCGCCCGGCGAGGCCGGCCCCGACGACGTCGTCCTCTCCTGGCGGGGCGCCGACGTCGTCGCCGTACGCCTGCCGCAGCTCGCCGAGTCGCTGGACCACATCCTGGCCGCGATGGAACGGCAGCGGGGCAGGCCCCTCGCCGACCTCGACCGCAAGGCGAAGCAGGAGGTCGTACGGACGCTGGAGGCGCGCGGCGCCTTCTCGGTGCGGCACGGTGTGGAGACCGTCGCGAGCGCGCTCGGCGTCAGCCGCTTCACCGTCTACAACTATCTCAACCGGGAGAAAGAGGCCTGA
- the uraD gene encoding 2-oxo-4-hydroxy-4-carboxy-5-ureidoimidazoline decarboxylase: MTSRSSRSSTPGLARFNALEKHAAAAALHEACASAEWGRRLLAGRPYATPEDLFEASDAAMAELTEADLAEAMAGHPPIGRPKPGDPTSAREQRGMAGAPDALKAEMLALNLAYQERFGHVFLICATGRTGEQMRDAVRERIGNAPEREREIVRTELGRINRIRLARLVEAEAEAEGEAEARAAAEEEARP, encoded by the coding sequence GTGACTTCGCGATCCTCGCGTTCTTCCACACCGGGCCTCGCCCGCTTCAACGCCCTGGAGAAGCACGCGGCAGCCGCCGCGCTCCACGAGGCGTGCGCCTCGGCGGAATGGGGGCGCAGGCTGCTCGCCGGCCGTCCCTACGCCACCCCCGAGGACCTCTTCGAAGCCAGTGACGCCGCCATGGCCGAGCTGACCGAGGCCGATCTCGCGGAGGCGATGGCCGGACACCCGCCGATCGGCCGCCCGAAGCCGGGCGACCCGACCTCGGCCCGGGAACAGCGCGGAATGGCCGGCGCCCCCGACGCGCTCAAGGCGGAGATGCTCGCACTGAACCTGGCCTACCAGGAGAGGTTCGGCCATGTTTTCCTGATCTGCGCCACCGGCCGTACCGGCGAGCAGATGCGCGACGCGGTCCGGGAGCGGATCGGCAACGCGCCGGAGCGGGAACGCGAGATCGTCCGCACCGAACTGGGCAGGATCAACCGCATCCGCCTGGCCCGGCTCGTCGAAGCCGAAGCCGAAGCCGAAGGCGAGGCGGAGGCCCGAGCCGCAGCCGAAGAGGAAGCCCGCCCATGA
- the uraH gene encoding hydroxyisourate hydrolase encodes MSTSTTASVSTHILDTSVGRPAEGVAVRIAARSGRDAEWRALGGSATDADGRCKDLPAPPEGTTHIRLDFEVEPYLEKSAIRQADAQQDAPANRDSGAVFFPEVVITFAVTPGEHYHVPLLLNPFGYSVYRGS; translated from the coding sequence ATGAGCACCAGCACGACCGCCTCGGTGTCCACGCACATCCTGGACACCTCCGTCGGCCGCCCCGCCGAGGGCGTCGCCGTCCGCATCGCCGCCCGCTCCGGGCGCGACGCCGAGTGGCGGGCGCTCGGCGGCTCGGCGACCGACGCCGACGGCCGCTGCAAGGACCTCCCGGCGCCGCCGGAGGGCACCACCCACATCCGGCTCGACTTCGAGGTCGAGCCGTACCTGGAGAAATCCGCGATCAGGCAAGCCGATGCGCAGCAGGACGCCCCCGCGAACCGGGACAGCGGTGCCGTGTTCTTCCCCGAGGTCGTCATCACCTTCGCGGTGACGCCCGGCGAGCACTACCACGTACCGCTGCTGCTCAACCCGTTCGGCTACTCCGTATACCGAGGGAGCTAG
- the pucL gene encoding factor-independent urate hydroxylase produces the protein MSDPSRPARAVLGQNQYGKAENRVVRITRDGATHHIKDLNVSVSLSGDMEEVHLSGSNANVLPTDTTKNTVYAFAKEHGIESAEQFGIHLARHFVTSQPAIHRARIRIEEYSWERVEHGGEGAHSFVRKGQETRLTQITYDGSAWEVVSGLKDLTVMNSTDSEFWGYVKDTYTTLPEAHDRVLATEVSARWRFNWTDDAEESPDWEASYGQVKRHLLRAFAETYSLSLQQTLYQMGARIIEHRDEIAEVRFSLPNKHHFLVDLAPFGLKNDNEVYFAADRPYGLIEATVLRDGCEAKIPADLTNL, from the coding sequence ATGTCCGACCCTTCCCGTCCTGCCCGCGCCGTGCTGGGACAGAACCAGTACGGCAAGGCCGAGAACCGAGTCGTCAGGATCACGCGGGACGGCGCCACCCACCACATCAAGGACCTCAACGTCTCCGTGTCGCTGAGCGGTGACATGGAGGAGGTCCACCTCTCCGGCTCGAACGCGAACGTCCTGCCGACGGACACCACCAAGAACACGGTGTACGCCTTCGCCAAGGAGCACGGCATCGAGTCCGCCGAGCAGTTCGGCATCCACCTCGCCCGCCACTTCGTGACCTCCCAGCCGGCCATCCACCGGGCCCGCATCCGCATCGAGGAGTACTCCTGGGAGCGCGTCGAGCACGGCGGCGAGGGCGCGCACTCCTTCGTCCGCAAGGGCCAGGAGACCCGGCTGACGCAGATCACGTACGACGGCTCGGCCTGGGAGGTCGTCTCCGGCCTCAAGGACCTCACCGTCATGAACTCGACCGACTCCGAGTTCTGGGGCTACGTCAAGGACACGTACACGACCCTGCCCGAGGCCCACGACCGGGTCCTCGCCACCGAGGTCTCCGCCCGCTGGCGCTTCAACTGGACCGACGACGCCGAGGAGTCGCCCGACTGGGAGGCGTCCTACGGCCAGGTGAAGCGGCATCTGCTGCGGGCCTTCGCCGAGACGTACTCGCTCTCGCTCCAGCAGACCCTGTACCAGATGGGCGCGCGGATCATCGAGCACCGCGACGAGATAGCCGAGGTCCGCTTCTCGCTGCCGAACAAGCACCACTTCCTGGTGGACCTGGCCCCGTTCGGCCTCAAGAACGACAACGAGGTGTACTTCGCCGCCGACCGCCCCTACGGCCTGATCGAGGCCACCGTCCTGCGGGACGGATGCGAGGCGAAGATCCCGGCGGACCTCACCAACCTCTGA
- a CDS encoding 8-oxoguanine deaminase, with translation MAATQRLVIENAAIATVDAHDTAYASGHVVVAGNVIESVGEGSAPEGLTDVVRRIDASGHLVTPGLVNTHHHFYQWITRGLATDHNLFDWLVALYPTWARIDERMTYAAAQGSLGMMARGGVTTAMDHHYVFPRGSGDLSGSIIRAAQEMGVRFTLARGSMDRSEKDGGLPPDFAVESLEGALAATEETVNRHHDASFGAMTQIAVAPCSPFSVSTELLREGAELARRLGVRLHTHGSETVEEEKFCHELFGMGPTDYFESTGWLGEDVWMAHCVHMNDSDIEAFARTRTGVAHCPSSNARLAAGIARVPDMLAAGVPVGLGVDGTASNESGELHTELRNALLVNRLGAHREAALNARQALRLGTFGGAQVLGRAGEIGSLEAGKLADLVLWRLDTLAHASIADPVTALVFGAAAPVTASFVNGRQIVENGRLLHADEDAIARSTREEARRLARIAAEA, from the coding sequence ATGGCAGCAACCCAGCGCCTCGTCATCGAGAACGCGGCGATCGCGACCGTGGACGCGCACGACACCGCGTACGCGTCCGGTCATGTGGTCGTGGCGGGCAACGTCATCGAGTCGGTCGGCGAGGGCAGCGCCCCCGAGGGACTGACGGACGTCGTACGCCGGATCGACGCGAGCGGGCACCTCGTGACCCCCGGTCTGGTCAACACCCACCACCACTTCTACCAGTGGATCACCCGGGGCCTCGCCACCGACCACAACCTGTTCGACTGGCTCGTCGCGCTCTACCCGACCTGGGCGCGCATCGACGAGCGCATGACGTACGCGGCGGCCCAGGGCTCGCTCGGCATGATGGCCCGCGGCGGGGTGACCACGGCCATGGACCATCACTACGTCTTCCCGCGGGGCTCCGGCGACCTGTCGGGCTCGATCATCAGGGCCGCACAGGAGATGGGCGTCCGCTTCACCCTCGCCCGTGGCTCGATGGACCGCAGCGAGAAGGACGGCGGTCTGCCGCCGGACTTCGCCGTGGAGAGCCTCGAAGGCGCGCTCGCCGCCACCGAGGAGACGGTGAACCGGCACCACGACGCCTCCTTCGGCGCGATGACCCAGATCGCCGTCGCCCCCTGCTCCCCCTTCTCCGTCTCCACCGAACTCCTGCGTGAGGGCGCCGAGTTGGCCCGCCGCCTCGGGGTGCGGCTGCACACCCACGGCTCGGAGACGGTCGAGGAGGAGAAGTTCTGCCACGAGCTGTTCGGCATGGGCCCGACCGACTACTTCGAGTCCACGGGCTGGCTCGGCGAGGACGTGTGGATGGCCCACTGCGTCCATATGAACGACTCCGACATCGAGGCCTTCGCCCGTACGAGGACGGGGGTCGCCCACTGCCCCTCGTCCAACGCCCGGCTGGCGGCGGGGATCGCCCGCGTCCCGGACATGCTGGCCGCCGGTGTCCCGGTCGGCCTCGGTGTCGACGGCACCGCGTCCAACGAGTCCGGCGAACTCCACACCGAACTGCGCAACGCGCTGCTCGTCAACCGCCTCGGCGCCCACCGCGAAGCCGCGCTCAACGCCCGCCAGGCGCTGCGGCTCGGCACCTTCGGTGGTGCTCAAGTCCTGGGCAGGGCAGGGGAGATCGGCTCCCTGGAGGCCGGCAAGCTCGCCGACCTCGTCCTGTGGAGGCTCGACACCCTCGCCCACGCGTCGATCGCCGACCCGGTGACCGCCCTGGTCTTCGGCGCGGCGGCCCCGGTGACGGCGTCGTTCGTGAACGGCCGGCAGATCGTCGAGAACGGCCGCCTGCTGCACGCCGACGAGGACGCGATCGCCCGCTCGACGAGGGAGGAGGCGCGGCGGCTGGCACGGATCGCCGCCGAGGCCTGA